The Vicia villosa cultivar HV-30 ecotype Madison, WI linkage group LG1, Vvil1.0, whole genome shotgun sequence genome includes a region encoding these proteins:
- the LOC131643731 gene encoding patatin-like protein 6, which yields MDSIDQFEMQEPSIETDKLSYEIFSILESKFLFGYDEQKLWFPKQIPDSQQTPTVASVDGVSSVKNQRGKICILAIDGGGMRGILAGKALAYLENALKKKSGDQNARIADYFDVATGSGVGGIFTAMLFATKDQRKPIYSADDTWRLLAEQGKRFYGCSGSRGFLKRIFGSGGSSSVETATAGMERIVKEAFTAENGRCLTLKDTLKPVLIPCYDLSSTAPFLFSRADALETDSFDFRLWEVCRATSAEPGLLEPVQMRSVDGQTKCVAVDGGLAMSNPTGAAITHVLHNKQEFPFVRGVEDLLVLSLGTGQLVEVKCDYDRVTRWKAKDWARPMARISSDASADLVDQSVAMAFGHCRSTNYVRIQANGSSMGQCGPSGDTDASPGNVKMLMGIAEEMLKQENVESVLFGGKKIGEQSNFQKLDWLAGELVQEHQRRSCRIAPTVAFKQATPKPT from the exons ATGGATTCTATTGATCAATTCGAAATGCAAGAACCAAGTATTGAAACGGATAAGCTCAGCTACGAAATTTTCTCTATTCTCGAAAGCAAGTTTCTCTTTGGCTACGATGAACAAAAACTCTGGTTCCCTAAACAAATTCCTGATTCTCAACAAACTCCAACTGTTGCTTCCGTTGACGGAGTTTCCTCCGTTAAGAATCAGCGTGGGAAGATATGTATACTCGCAATCGACGGTGGTGGCATGCGTGGGATTCTTGCCGGAAAAGCACTGGCGTATCTCGAAAACGCGTTGAAGAAAAAGTCAGGTGACCAGAACGCGAGAATCGCGGATTATTTCGACGTCGCAACTGGCTCCGGCGTCGGAGGTATATTCACTGCGATGCTTTTTGCGACAAAAGATCAACGAAAACCGATTTATTCAGCCGATGATACATGGCGGTTGTTAGCGGAACAGGGGAAGAGATTCTACGGATGCTCCGGCAGCCGCGGGTTTTTGAAGAGGATATTCGGAAGTGGCGGTTCGAGTTCAGTTGAAACGGCGACGGCTGGTATGGAGAGAATCGTTAAAGAAGCTTTTACGGCGGAGAACGGTCGTTGTTTAACGTTGAAAGATACACTGAAACCGGTTCTGATACCGTGCTATGATTTATCAAGTACGGCGCCGTTTTTGTTTTCACGTGCCGACGCGTTGGAAACGGATAGTTTTGATTTTCGTTTGTGGGAAGTGTGTAGAGCGACTTCGGCTGAACCGGGTTTGTTGGAACCGGTTCAAATGCGGTCTGTTGATGGACAAACCAAATGCGTGGCGGTTGATGGTGGTTTGGCGATGAGTAACCCAACCGGTGCGGCCATCACGCACGTGCTGCATAACAAACAGGAGTTTCCGTTCGTGCGAGGCGTGGAGGATCTTCTTGTGCTTTCTCTTGGAACAGGTCAACTCGTTGAAGTCAAGTGTGATTATGATCGCGTGACTCGCTGGAAGGCTAAGGATTGGGCTCGGCCGATGGCGCGTATTTCGAGTGATGCCTCAGCGGACCTTGTCGATCAGTCCGTGGCGATGGCGTTCGGTCATTGCCGGAGTACTAATTACGTTCGAATTCAG GCAAATGGGTCGAGTATGGGGCAATGTGGACCGAGTGGGGATACAGACGCGAGTCCCGGCAATGTTAAAATGCTGATGGGAATAGCAGAGGAAATGTTGAAGCAGGAAAATGTAGAGTCGGTTCTGTTCGGAGGGAAGAAGATCGGGGAGCAGAGTAATTTCCAGAAACTTGATTGGCTTGCTGGAGAACTTGTTCAAGAGCATCAGAGGAGGAGCTGCAGAATAGCTCCCACTGTTGCTTTCAAACAAGCTACTCCAAAACCCACCTAG